From Armatimonadota bacterium:
TGCAACTACCGATACAGTTTGGGACAGCCGGTATACAACACCAAGCGCGCAAAAGTGATGCTCGATTACGGCGATCCTGGTCATACTTGGCATGATTTTGATCGCATAGCAAGCGACGGAGGCAATAGTTATGTCAGACGATTCGGACATATTAGAATTGCGATCGATCCGGTGGCATTCGGCGCAGATCACGGCAGCCCAGAGTGCAACTTGTCTGACTGGGGTTGGACTGGCTGGACCACCGCAAATCTTCACGGATGGCAGACAGTTAAGCCGTCGGAGAATTTTAAGGAGCTCGCTCGTGACGTCATTGAAGCGAAAGCAAGGGGCCTCGACGTCATCATCGACTTGCACCCAATTTACGTCTCTGAATACGATTTCCACAAGCAGTGGTACAACCAGTCGGCTACCAGTTGGCCACGTGGTGGTTTGTACGTCGAAGATCTATGCACTGCGCAGTCCATCCTACCAATTCACACGGGCGAATCCGTCCATCCTCTACCTCGGTTTTGGAAGAGCTTTGTTTACAACCTTCGGATGAAGCTTGACAGTCTGTACTTGAACGAGTATCCGTATCTGATTGAGAACACTGAAGAAGAGGCATTTTATCCACTTAAAGGTGTGCATTTCGAAATTCTGAACGAGCCGTTTGTAAATTTCTATGCGAACAGTGAACCTCGATATTCAGTTGGGTTAGCAAACGGCCATAGCGAGCTTAGCTACAAACAGTGGCGCTACAACATGCTACCGATCTGGAAGGAATTACAGAATTCGGCGATCAAGGCAATCTATAGCGAAGCGGACCCGAATTACTGCCGGGTTATCGCTACCACATACAATTCTCTGTTTGATAGTTATGGCGATATTCCAAATCCCGATCCAAACGGTTCAGGCTCATACCAGTTCGAGCCGTTCAAAGCAGAGGACTTCCCTCCTGGCATGGATTATGCTAGGAGAGTCATTTATGCGTTCCATCCGTATTTGCCTTTCCATTACACCCATCCACATGTCGCATCCTTCCCCCCAATTAGTAGTAGAACCTACTATAAGCTCAGAGACTATGTGAATAGTTTTGAGAATCTTGCTTACCCTAGAAAGTATAAAGACAATATATTAAAGGATGATCCTACGCCGAACGAGGATCCACATCAAACATATATCATTGTCAATAATTGGAGAAAGAACTACGATGTTCCAATGATAGCGACAGAGTTTGGAGCAAGATCCGACGGCGTGCCCGGAAATGACTTCGGTGTAGACGGACAGCCAACGGCTCCGGTGGGATCACAGCGCGCGATTGAATGGAATATGAGAGACTTCTACCACTACGATATGCGTAAGCTGATGAACAAAGATGCTTGTGGCTGGACCATGTTCGACTACATCGGTAAATGGGGCGCGATGACGAATAGGTACTTGGATTGGTTTAAAGTGCCAGCAAATACGCCTCCTCCTTACCCGGATATTGAAGAACTCTTCGTCCGTGGTGCTAGGAATGATTACGGCGAATTGGACCAGGCAATGGTCCAAGCACTCTTCGGAGATTACAGGCCTGATGAGGATTATTGGCCGTAACTTTATGAATAAGCTCTTGATCACTTCTGCGATGACCGCTGGCCTTCTGGCCAGTGGTCAAGCCATCACTTGGACGATGCAGTCTATCGCCGTCCCCGGAGCTTCCAATAATCTCCGGATTACCGCATTCAATAGCCAGAGCACGATGGTGATTCGTGACGACAATAACGGCAACATCTACAAAAGACTAAGCAATGGCCAAATCACGCAGTTTATTGCGCCAATTCGATTTGCTAGTGCAGACGCAATAAACGAATACGGAGATATTGCGGTCACGGGAACCGATAATTCAACAAACCCTTCAACTCCCTATGTAAAAATGTGGAATGCAAATGGGTCGATTGAGAACTGGAGCTATCCTATTCCGCCCGGAACAGGAGCATCGCTTACACTCCTAGGGCTAAATGAAACGCGGCAAGCGGTGGGGTACGGTGTTAGATTTTCGCCCGATATGTACGGCGCGTGTGCATCATACTCCCCGACTTCAAGCATGGTTTTGACCGATCTTGGAGGAAGTTTTGCCAAAGATATCTCGAACGATGGCACCATTGTCGGGATGAACGAGTACCGCCCGGGCACCTGGGACCTCGCAGGTAACTACACAGCACTCCCCTTGCCCGTCGGCGATACGTCCGGCGCAGCCCATGTCATCACCGAGTCTGGATACATTGCCGGATACACCAGGAGCGGTTCGCAGTTCTACATGACGATCTGGTCGAAGTCCACTCGGCAAGTGCTATATCACATCCCGGCATATGTTTCTGGCGCAGTCGGAGCCTACTTCGTTTATGGCATGTCGATGAACGAGCACATGGACGTGGTTTACAGGGGTGCAAATGGTGGCAAGTTCTGGAGCGCGGGAACCGGTGTGGTTGACCTACGTACCAGCATCACCAATCCAGTTTCAGGAATCACGTACGCTTCAAGTTTGAAGATCAATGATAATAGAGAGATCGTCGGAGGATATGCCGTCGGTTCAACATCCTACAACAACGTCCTCTACACCCCAGTCCCAGAACCTTCCGAGTTCGCGGTGATGGGCATCGGGATCGTCGGCCTACTCCTGGCCCGAAGAAGAAAGAAGTAACATACCGGGCGGATTGTCCTTCAGGATGACCCTGTGATAGGAATGCAGAGTATGACTGGGTGCCGCCCGTGAACCCTTTTCGGATCGTTGTCGAATCACCAGTTGGGCCGTTTGCCGTCGCTGGATCGGACCGTGGGATATCGAGTGCTGGATTCGACCCCGAGAATGGCCCGCTGGTTTCCACGCCGTTTTCTGCCCGCGTGCAGTCTGAACTTGAGGCGTATTTTGCCGGGAATCTGAAGCAGTTCAGCGTTCCGGTTGACCTCCGTGGCACCGAATTCCAGCGCAAGGTTTGGCATTACCTGATGGAGATTCCGTATGGAGCGACTCGCCACTACGGCGAAGCGGCGAACAGCCTCGGCGACAAGAACCTCGCGCGGGCGGTGGGTGCGGCGTGCGGACAAAACCCGGTTCCGATCTTTGTCCCTTGCCACCGAATCTTTGGCAAAGATGGAAACTTGGTGGGATTTTTGGGCGGGATCGAGCGCAAGCGGTTTTTGCTCGCGCTCGAATCCAACCAGTCGAGCCTGTTTTAGCTCAGCAGTTTGCCGATCTTTCCGAAGGCGGCGGCCCCGGCGTACTCGGCATTTGAACCCAAGAGTTCTTCGATTCTCAGAAGTTCGTTGTACTTTGCCACGCGGTCGGTGCGGTTTGGCGCGCCTGTCTTGATCTGCCCGCAGTTTGTGGCAACGGCGAGGTGGCTGATGGTGGCGTCTTCGGTCTCTCCGGATCGATGGCTCATCACGGCGGTGTAGTTGTTGCGCTTGGCGAGTTCGACCGCGGCCAGAGTTTCGGTGAGCGAACCGATCTGGTTGACCTTGACCAAGATGGAGTTGGCGCAGCCTTCTTGGATGCCGCGCAGAAGTCGCTTGACGTTGGTGACGAAGAGGTCATCCCCCACGAGCTGGCACTTTTCACCGATGGCGGTGGTCAGAGCCTTCCACGAATCCCAGTCGTCTTCGGCGATGCCGTCTTCCATGCTGATGATCGGGTACTTCGACGCAAGCTCCACGAGATAATCCACTTGTTGCGCGCCCGATTTGACCTGGCCGTTCTTGTAAACGTAGTTGCCGTCCTTGAAGAACTCGGTCGCGGCGGCGTCGATTCCGAGATAAACCTGCTTACCGGGTTCGTAGCCTGCCTTTTGAATCGCTTCTAGAATGTAGTCGAACGCGAGTTCTTGCGAATCGAGGCTTGGCGCAAATCCACCTTCATCGCCTACTCCGGTCGCGAGCCCCTTTGATTTCAACACGCCTTTGAGGGTGTGGTAGATCTCGCATCCCCATCGCATCGCCTCGCTGAAGGTTGGCGCGCCGACGGGCAGGATCATGAATTCTTGGAAATCGACGTTGGAGTCTGCGTGCTGTCCGCCGTTGAGAATGTTCATCATCGGCACTGGAAGTACACATGCGCTCACGCCTCCGACATATCGGTAAAGCGGCAATCCGGTGGCGGCGGCGGCAGCCTTCGCGACGGCGAGCGATACGCCCAGGATCGCGTTGGCGCCAAGCTGAGATTTGTTCTCGGTTCCGTCGAGTTCGAGCATGATTTCGTCGATATCTTGCTGCTCGGTGGCGTCCATATCGACAATCCGGGTGGCGATCGCTTCATTCACATTTTCGACCGCGTTGAGAACACCCTTGCCGAGGTATCGCGACTTGTCTCCGTCGCGGAGTTCGACCGCTTCGAAAGCACCGGTGGATGCTCCGCTTGGTACCGCGGCACGGCCAAACGAACCGTCTTCCAAAATCACATCAACTTCGATGGTGGGGTTGCCCCGAGAGTCCAAAATTTCACGTGCGACGAGATCGATAATTGCCGTCATGGTGCTTTAGATTGTACCGGGAGCCGGTTGCTGACGAAACAGTTCCCATAATTCGCGTAAAATACGAAGAGGCATGGCTACCGCACTTGCAAAAGAGAACTATTTACTCCACAAGCTTCATTCGCTTTCTGGAGTGGTCCCGGTTGGGTTCTATATGGTCCAGCACCTGACGCTGAACACCTTCAGCCTGGGTGGACCGAAGTACTTTGATGGTGTTTTGCACTTTTTCGAGAGCATGCCGAAGCACATTTTGCTCGCTTTGGAAATTGGCGCGATCTGGATTCCGCTTGCCTTCCACGCGATCTATGGATTCTTCATTGCTCGTCGCGGCGTGCCAAATCTTTCTAACGCCGCCTACAAGTACCGCGAGAACTACTACTACACGCTCCAGCGAGTGAGCGGTTTGTTCTTGTTGCTGTTTCTTGCCTATCACTGGATCAGCACAACCGCGGTGAAGATGGCCACGAATAGCATCGCTCACATCGAATACGCCGCCTGGGCACCGAAGCTTTTGGCCAATGGCGGAATCGTCTTGCTGGTTTATATCTTAGGGACTCTGGCCGCGAGCTACCACCTGGCCTATGGCATATGGATGTTCTGCATTCGATGGGGCATCACGGTCAGCGAAACCTCTCAGATGCGAATGCAGAAGTTCAGCACCGCCTTCTTTGTCGTGCTCTGCTTGCTTTCGTGGAGCGCTTTGGGCGGATTCTTGATGTACAAGACCGCTCCTAAGGAAGAAGTTCGGACGGTCTACGTCCACCCTTCGCAGATCGTTTAGGATTACTTTCGGACGATTCTCATGTCGCCTCGCTCGATTACGAGCGGGGCGCCTTTGTCATCGACCACCGTGCGGGCCGATCCTCCACCTCGTTCGATCACGATCTCGTGCCCAGCGACGGACTTTCCTGCGAGTTTGATGCTGACGGGTCCGTTGTAGGTGCTGGTTTCGAGCATCCATTGGAAGTCGTTGAGGTCGAAAACGTATGCCGATGCTCGGTCGCCTTTCTTCGGCTTGATCGTGTCGAACCAGAAAATCGATGCATTGCTCTGAGGCGCGCGGTCGCTGATTGGCACCGATTTGGGTACCGGGGTTTTGCTTCCTGTCGCTTCGATCTTGGCGGCGGTGGATGAAAGTTCAGCGACGATCAACTTGCGGTCCGTGCCTTGAACGGTTTCTTGGATCTTGCGGGTGGCGGAGCCATCGCTCGCG
This genomic window contains:
- a CDS encoding cellulase family glycosylhydrolase, which codes for MSNLLRTSLISAVSVFLTAAAFGQANSEEHDPLPGNLQRGGVNIINVWSCNYRYSLGQPVYNTKRAKVMLDYGDPGHTWHDFDRIASDGGNSYVRRFGHIRIAIDPVAFGADHGSPECNLSDWGWTGWTTANLHGWQTVKPSENFKELARDVIEAKARGLDVIIDLHPIYVSEYDFHKQWYNQSATSWPRGGLYVEDLCTAQSILPIHTGESVHPLPRFWKSFVYNLRMKLDSLYLNEYPYLIENTEEEAFYPLKGVHFEILNEPFVNFYANSEPRYSVGLANGHSELSYKQWRYNMLPIWKELQNSAIKAIYSEADPNYCRVIATTYNSLFDSYGDIPNPDPNGSGSYQFEPFKAEDFPPGMDYARRVIYAFHPYLPFHYTHPHVASFPPISSRTYYKLRDYVNSFENLAYPRKYKDNILKDDPTPNEDPHQTYIIVNNWRKNYDVPMIATEFGARSDGVPGNDFGVDGQPTAPVGSQRAIEWNMRDFYHYDMRKLMNKDACGWTMFDYIGKWGAMTNRYLDWFKVPANTPPPYPDIEELFVRGARNDYGELDQAMVQALFGDYRPDEDYWP
- a CDS encoding PEP-CTERM sorting domain-containing protein, with translation MNKLLITSAMTAGLLASGQAITWTMQSIAVPGASNNLRITAFNSQSTMVIRDDNNGNIYKRLSNGQITQFIAPIRFASADAINEYGDIAVTGTDNSTNPSTPYVKMWNANGSIENWSYPIPPGTGASLTLLGLNETRQAVGYGVRFSPDMYGACASYSPTSSMVLTDLGGSFAKDISNDGTIVGMNEYRPGTWDLAGNYTALPLPVGDTSGAAHVITESGYIAGYTRSGSQFYMTIWSKSTRQVLYHIPAYVSGAVGAYFVYGMSMNEHMDVVYRGANGGKFWSAGTGVVDLRTSITNPVSGITYASSLKINDNREIVGGYAVGSTSYNNVLYTPVPEPSEFAVMGIGIVGLLLARRRKK
- a CDS encoding methylated-DNA--[protein]-cysteine S-methyltransferase; this encodes MNPFRIVVESPVGPFAVAGSDRGISSAGFDPENGPLVSTPFSARVQSELEAYFAGNLKQFSVPVDLRGTEFQRKVWHYLMEIPYGATRHYGEAANSLGDKNLARAVGAACGQNPVPIFVPCHRIFGKDGNLVGFLGGIERKRFLLALESNQSSLF
- the eno gene encoding phosphopyruvate hydratase; amino-acid sequence: MTAIIDLVAREILDSRGNPTIEVDVILEDGSFGRAAVPSGASTGAFEAVELRDGDKSRYLGKGVLNAVENVNEAIATRIVDMDATEQQDIDEIMLELDGTENKSQLGANAILGVSLAVAKAAAAATGLPLYRYVGGVSACVLPVPMMNILNGGQHADSNVDFQEFMILPVGAPTFSEAMRWGCEIYHTLKGVLKSKGLATGVGDEGGFAPSLDSQELAFDYILEAIQKAGYEPGKQVYLGIDAAATEFFKDGNYVYKNGQVKSGAQQVDYLVELASKYPIISMEDGIAEDDWDSWKALTTAIGEKCQLVGDDLFVTNVKRLLRGIQEGCANSILVKVNQIGSLTETLAAVELAKRNNYTAVMSHRSGETEDATISHLAVATNCGQIKTGAPNRTDRVAKYNELLRIEELLGSNAEYAGAAAFGKIGKLLS
- a CDS encoding succinate dehydrogenase; translation: MATALAKENYLLHKLHSLSGVVPVGFYMVQHLTLNTFSLGGPKYFDGVLHFFESMPKHILLALEIGAIWIPLAFHAIYGFFIARRGVPNLSNAAYKYRENYYYTLQRVSGLFLLLFLAYHWISTTAVKMATNSIAHIEYAAWAPKLLANGGIVLLVYILGTLAASYHLAYGIWMFCIRWGITVSETSQMRMQKFSTAFFVVLCLLSWSALGGFLMYKTAPKEEVRTVYVHPSQIV